A DNA window from Mus caroli chromosome 8, CAROLI_EIJ_v1.1, whole genome shotgun sequence contains the following coding sequences:
- the Ccdc110 gene encoding coiled-coil domain-containing protein 110, whose translation MLRLEAAELNAWGKAVGKEILSDRNEPRLPSSSPPKAVLGSVPEKHLAEEDDIDSILLSASKILNSSEGVKESGGNEPEYGCASEPENQIQPQSALKVLQHQLESFQALRMQTLQNVSMVQSEISEILNKSIVEVETPQFNSEKNLVFSMHPEKDLPNETQEEIPSTKKSNHFEDPKTLHSMGENFSSNSDTGLPQGTDIPPQIQVKDMLAPQGLRTTPDNSPPKKAMNTSEQPSAIKSFSLYQFLPQVPQTAVPQAAPVILDKSTISTPFPKHGFCANLDDICHSIKHMKEELQKSQDKELALTNELHTFQADASTQSHHKHEPFPMHSSKLNCIQQENMEGNLSEDMKSKRISELEALVSKLLPLRDTVSKLHVNFCRKCKKLSRSEVYRGKKNEKNKDIPITCKNIMDLKLHSRAPRHTLSVLDLGKHKIKDQEGQAFIVSQGPATLENEKLPKGKCVPEQCVPKQSVAKIHYLQNYLKESLQNQKKMAELENENLALKTKMKPLVFTAQSLIQKVEAHEKQLKSLAEEKSALQSELSKAEEENKDCLRELKKIVSTYNVLGGQHKMLEEKNSQLSLEKQQMLETIDHLKSKEHKSQSDMAVLQNENSRMNIEIEAMKTSMLLVQDEREMLEKETYQLLKDKSTLESDLKESKLEILQLKEKERVTKAEQESLLHSLDTAKAEKLSLEATLQESTSARQMLERKLVDIQAYQSAAEEKFLKEIKSAKSETSIYKNNLAEISKECEILSKMVMEIKADNQILKEELKKHSQENTKFENSINRLTEDKVLLENYVRSIENEKDTLEFEMRNLQRDYLSLSDKVSSQNNSASKSTYISRREKLYFDNYDVYEDASGLRNRPMASDLKGIPHKLYQRLPSKICK comes from the exons ATGCTGCGGCTAGAAGCGGCAGAGCTGAATGCTTGGGGCAAGGCAGTTGGTAAAGAGATCTTAAGCGACAGAAATGAGCCCCG GCTACCTTCCAGCTCTCCGCCAAAAGCTGTGCTCGGGTCTGTTCCAGAGAAGCACCTCGCGGAAGAAGATGACATTGACTCCATTCTCCTTTCAGCATCCAAGATCCTGAATTCCTCTGAGGGGGTAAAGGAAAGCGGGGGCAATGAACCAG AATATGGCTGTGCATCAGAACCAGAAAATCAAATCCAACCACAATCAGCACTGAAA GTCCTGCAACATCAGCTGGAGTCATTTCAGGCTCTGCGGATGCAGACTCTGCAGAACGTCAGCATG GTACAGTCTGAAATCAGTGAAATACTGAACAAAAGTATTGTTGAAGTAGAAACCCCACAATttaactcagaaaaaaatctaGTATTCAGCATGCATCCTGAAAAGGATTTG CCTAACGAGACACAAGAAGAAATACCTTCCACCAAGAAAAGTAATCATTTTGAGGACCCCAAGACTCTCCATTCGATGGGAGAGAACTTCAGTAGTAACAGTGACACTGGTCTCCCTCAGGGCACAGATATTCCACCCCAGATACAGGTTAAGGACATGCTAGCTCCGCAGGGCCTGAGAACTACCCCTGATAACTCACCTCCCAAGAAAGCTATGAACACTTCGGAGCAGCCCAGCGCCATAAAGAGTTTCAGCCTCTATCAGTTTCTACCTCAGGTTCCTCAAACAGCGGTGCCCCAAGCTGCTCCCGTGATTCTGGATAAATCCACCATCTCCACCCCTTTCCCAAAGCATGGGTTCTGTGCAAACTTAGACGACATTTGCCACTCGATCAAGCACATGAAAGAGGAGCTTCAGAAGTCGCAGGACAAGGAGCTGGCACTCACAAATGAACTTCACACTTTCCAGGCAGACGCCAGTACTCAAAGTCACCACAAACATGAGCCATTTCCCATGCATAGCTCAAAACTTAATTGTATCCAGCAAGAAAACATGGAAGGTAACTTAAGTGAAGACATGAAATCGAAGAGAATTTCCGAATTAGAGGCCTTAGTGAGCAAACTGCTCCCACTCAGGGACACGGTGTCAAAACTGCATGTGAACTTTTGTAGGAAATGTAAAAAATTATCTAGAAGTGAAGTATACCGTgggaaaaagaatgagaaaaataaagacatcccTATCACCTGCAAGAACATTATGGATTTAAAGCTCCACTCCCGAGCTCCAAGGCACACTCTGTCGGTCCTGGACCTagggaaacacaaaataaaagaccAAGAAGGCCAAGCGTTCATAGTCAGCCAAGGACCCGCAACGCTTGAAAACGAGAAGCTACCCAAAGGCAAGTGCGTCCCAGAGCAGTGCGTCCCCAAGCAGAGCGTCGCCAAAATTCATTACCTGCAGAATTACCTAAAAGAATCTTTGCAGAATCAGAAAAAGATGGCCGAACTGGAGAACGAAAACCTAGCCCTTAAGACCAAAATGAAGCCCCTCGTGTTCACCGCACAATCCCTGATCCAGAAGGTGGAAGCCCACGAGAAGCAACTGAAGTCTCTGGCTGAAGAAAAGAGTGCTCTTCAGTCCGAGTTAAGCAAAGCGGAGGAAGAGAACAAAGACTGCCTCAGGGAACTTAAGAAAATCGTCAGCACTTACAACGTCCTCGGAGGCCAACACAAAATGCTGGAGGAGAAAAACAGTCAGCTCTCTCTGGAAAAGCAACAGATGCTGGAAACGATAGATCACCTGAAGAGCAAGGAACACAAGTCCCAAAGTGACATGGCCGTCCTCCAAAACGAAAACAGTAGAATGAACATAGAAATAGAAGCCATGAAAACAAGCATGCTGTTGGTACAAGACGAAAGGGAAATGCTAGAGAAAGAGACGTACCAGCTCCTGAAAGACAAGAGCACGCTGGAGAGTGACCTGAAAGAGAGCAAGCTGGAGATCCTgcagctgaaagaaaaggagagagtgaCTAAAGCCGAGCAGGAGTCGCTTCTTCACAGTCTAGACACAGCTAAAGCGGAGAAGCTGAGTCTGGAGGCCACACTGCAGGAGTCCACTTCCGCCAGACAGATGTTGGAAAGGAAGCTCGTGGATATTCAAGCCTACCAGTCGGCCGCGGAGGAGAAATTCCTGAAAGAAATCAAGAGTGCCAAGTCGGAGACAAGCATCTACAAAAACAACTTGGCCGAAATCAGCAAGGAGTGTGAGATCTTGTCCAAAATGGTCATGGAGATTAAGGCGGATAACCAGATTCTGAaagaagaactcaagaaacacAGTCAAGAAAACACCAAGTTCGAAAATAGCATCAATCGGCTCACCGAAGACAAGGTACTTCTGGAAAACTACGTGAGAAgcatagaaaatgagaaagacacCCTGGAATTTGAGATGCGGAATCTTCAGCGAGACTACTTGAGTTTAAGTGATAAAGTCTCCAGTCAGAACAACAGCGCATCAAAATCGACCTATAtttcaagaagagaaaaactcTACTTCGACAACTACGATGTCTATGAAGATGCTTCCGGTCTTAGGAATCGGCCTATGGCGTCTGACTTGAAAG gaatACCACATAAACTGTATCAACGGCTTCCATCcaagatatgtaaataa